From the genome of Astatotilapia calliptera chromosome 3, fAstCal1.2, whole genome shotgun sequence:
GTTCCATTTATATTTTGCTGTAACTTCACTGGTAATGGAAATCTGAGGTTCTTCACCCATTGCATTTCAACCTTTAGTTCATTTTTGGTTGCTAGTTTTAGATTATCTGTGGTTGGTGCACAAAGTCTTCCATCGTGTGGCTTAAAAAACATCTGATTAGTTTGGTCATTAGTGTGGCTGGCAACCTCACCGGCCATGTCAGAAATGTAACAGGTTGGAATGTGCTTAAAACTTAGCAAGCCATCTGCATGGTCCCTTGCTGACTCCATCCAGAAAAGAAAATtgatataataaacaacaccaTGGACACAGGAGAAATGAAGTACACCacctaaaaaatatataaattacaaaaaattatATGTCAAaagtacttttttaaaaatttgaggatgttcaaagagaaaaaaaaactcatcaCCTGTTTTTTGAAGTTTCTTGGAAAGTTTTGGGTGTAGTTCCTTGAATCCATTAATCATACCCAGTGCATTCTGGGATTCTTTTTTCTGgttctataaaaagaaagatcCACAGTAACAATGacaaaagtaaatgttaaaaaaaacaacaaatagaaATTTGATTAGTTTTACCTTCTCTGAGTCAGTGGTTTGAAGTATTATGTCTTCAATTATTTGTTCTGGTGAATGTTTGTTctgatcatttttttctttcagtgccTTTTTAATCTCAGTTTTTGGAAGGATATCCCTCAATCTAGTGTGCTTTCCCATCCATGGTGCCATAGTAGACTGGTGAACAGATTTGCAGTATGGGTTTGCAACAGATGTTCCTATTTGGAAGACACAGTCTTTTGATTTGTACAAATATTCATAATAGAGACAGTGTTGTGCTTTATAATTCTAGACGGTCCTAAAACTATTGTTGTGTAAAGTTCTCACACTATAACAAACCTGCTATAAGGCCTTCTGCTATGAGTGATTTGTCCAGATCTGTCCATGCCTTGACGATATCCACTTCAAGATCCTTGTCAGATATGGTATCTGGATCTGGCCTTTCAAATGATCCAACTTCAAATGAAATTAAACACAGTTAACAATGCAGTTTTACCAAATTCTTCACCGAAATTTAGTAGTTTACACATTTCCAAGAGAAAAGACATTGTCCTTACGAGGTACATCAAAGCCTAGTTTCCAGTtgccatctgccacaaccacAGCTGGGTGGTGTCCACACTGGTAGCAAAAGAAGTTGAAGTCAAAGTCTGATAATGACAAAAAGTGGTGGAATGCCTTCTTCACCATTTGGTGGTGGTAGCGATTGTCATTAAGTACTGACAGAGTGTCCAGCATACGTCCACTGGTTGTCTTGTTCTGCAATTAAACAACATATAGAATTGGCTTTCAATGTCCAAACATGTTGagattaattttctcaaaatatggatatgttttgttattgttgttatttgtaATAAACTTCCTTAATGCACTTTCCAAATAGTGGTTCCACAATTCATTGTTAGTTGGCTTACCTCCAAACCTGACAGCAGGAGTTCACATAGAGGTAGTGTTAATAAGATGTGGTTGTTAAAATTGTGGAAACCAGAGGAATACTCCTGAAATCTCACAGTGTTAGCACACCGTGGGCACTCTTTCATAGCAACGGAGACACCTGATAATTAAAGAAAAGTACTTTGTAATAGGTTGAAGATAGTTGTATGCCAAAGGCATACACATAACactgtttgcatgttttgttgttgttgtgacttacctttgtGGAAATTGCTAAGACCATATATCACAGCTTGGTTGGTGATAACTTTTGGGGCGTTAAGCTGAGGAGGGGTCGGCCCTGGACAGTAGGGACAGGTGTTTTCCCAAGGAACAAAAGATGGcggtggtttttcctcttgagTGCCTAACTTCAGGTCCTTCGGACGTGGAATACGCTTTTTGGTGTAAATATATTCTGTCATCCTAcatatttttgctgtggatatATTTTTTGATGTCTCACTAATAATGCTGTTCTCTGATGTCTCCTGGAAAATCCACCACATTCCCATCATTACGTGGATACATTGCTGAGATCGTTCTGTTCCCTGACACTGGCAATTCCATTTTCTAGTTACTGAATCAAATGTCACCCTTGTCCTCTGGAACTGACACCAGTGGTCAGTTTCATTtgtaaaaactgagaaaaaatacCACTGTTGTGAGGGCCCCTGATcttcataacacacaggaaataCGCTATCAACACCACATTGTTTGGCAGCACTGTCGAGTGCCTCACATTTTGCGCCCCACTCAGATGACATTAGCCCTCtgctcaacatgtcctgaagtgaTTTTGATGTAAGGACTGCTGGCTTAACATATGGCTTGgcattttttgttctttctaaaTGAACACATTCTTTTCCCGGATTTCCCGAAAATCGAGCCATCTGCATGAACCTGCGACACTTCTCAACCTCACAGTCTATTTGTGGTGGATTAGCAGACTTCATGACGTGAATTGGAAAAGCTGGactgtgttgtgtttctgtgtgttctgGTGTGACATAAATGCCATTTATAACATCAATACATGTCATCGGTGCAGAGTCCAGGTGATGTACTTCTCTGATGGGTCTTTTTATGTGTGGCTGTTTACTCATCATAGCTGTGCAGGGGGTGCATAAAAATTGTTCAGGCTTTGAATCTGAGTCCTCTGGGGAATCATCACTAATGTTTTCAgcctttctttttaaagagctTGGGGTttctatgcaaaaaaaaaaaaaaaaaaaaacagctgttaaTCACATCATTCTAAAATCTAATAAAGatgcttttgtttcattctgaaaataaattattgcCATGAACTGATGTTGCTTTTTTCAAGGTATAGGCACAAGAGTGGGTTCAAAGATGGGGAACAACTATGACAGTGAGGTAATTGCATCACtgttatctatctatctgtataTCAAAGTATAACAGTAtgatcataaaataaaatagtgttAAATTACcttgttttttgcttgattTGATACCTGCAGaataaagaaattgaaaaaataaggcACAAAGTATGTTATATATTGGTATAATAATATGGATGTCTTTTCGTGtaaatttaactttaaagaCCTCTATAAAAAAGAACATGCTTTAATGATGTCGTGCATCTTCACTAAAAGACAGCTATTCTCCCCCTTCTTGGTAGTTATATGCTGAGAAGATCTGTGGATATTTGCGGATGCCATAGCAGAACTCTTACCATGTCTGTCTTTTAAATGTTTCGAGAAGATAGAAGATCGTGTTAAAATTGCAAAGTTACACAACGGACAATGATAATGGCTTCTCTTTGCTCCTTTGACATCCTTGCAATAGCAGGCCACCACAAATTTCTCTGAAAAACAAGCGAGTAAATGCTTTTCAGTACATGAAATGGTTAATACAAAGTCACCTAGTCAGTGACACCTTGGGGAGAAAGGCATACTGGCAATCCAGGGACCAAAAAAGCcagttgaaaagaaaaagtattcaTACTGGATATTTGCACTGATATGGACTAGGCAATATGTTAGGAATGAAAGGCTGGCACAACATTTTAATGGCACTGAAAATAATCAACTAAGGGCTCTACTCTGATACatatttctttaattattttgaGCAACGCACATAAACTAATACACATATTttatcacacacagcatgacaaACATCCAAATTGgccaaaagattttttttctggagacacacatacacacactagaCTAGACTTCGAAAAGAGACATGCAAATAATAAGAGCAGAATGAGATTACGTGGGTTTATCCATGTGGGGCAGACCTACAAATAATTAAACTAGACTAAACACACATCATTGGACTCTGTAACTTTTTATACACCACAATTCATATTTACACAGCTGTGCACCTATAATACCTGGCATATGATTTAGAAATAGCACTGTTAATACTCGTGTCCCTTTTTTCTTAAGAGAAGACTAAAAAGGAACACAAGCAGATTACTAACAGCAAACAAATTAagccaaataaacaaatatgccTCGAGAAAATCAGGGGAATTATAAACTGATTTAAATAATGACAAACTAATAACCaagacaaacatttaaatactAAATTGAAGAATAGTGTAGTGTGTAGTAATCCCCAAGTCCACTTTGTTTACACGTACATCTAGTCcttaccttgttttttttccaaaaaataaattcCATCTTTGAGATGCTTTTTGTGAAGGTGATCCTTGTTTGCACGTTCTTTCTtttgacaaaacacacatttatcaCCAGCAAGGGCCATCAGTGATGCAACATCACTGAATACCTGATGTGCACCTGTGAAGAACAGAAACGACAAAATTTATACAGAAAGTAAACGCTCTGAAACATTTTAGGTTTTCAAATAccggaattttttttttcaggtttgaTGCAAATGACTCAATATTgcactttaaaaatgtgaatttgtgttctgtgtgaattattatgtgTTGAGCTTCTCACCTTCCTTTTTGTCCATGTTTTAAGAAGATGCAAACACACCCAGGAATCAAGAGAAGAGCCTGGAGACACATTAAACTAATTTAGAGAACAATGTTAGACAATTGGACTTAAGAATAAAAAGCTTGGTGTAGATGTAGATCAGCAGGCAATGCACCACTTATTCTATGTATActcagtgtttgtgtatttggtTACATTCAAATTTCAGTATAAAATTCTGAACTGGTTAAAGCAATTGTAATTGtcactttagaaaaaaaaaggtaagtaTACTAAGGTGCATGTTTTACGACATCTTCAAAATTAACCTTTAatgttttctaatatttttctAACTGGGTCAGTATTTAAGGCACTTACCGTTGTTCTGAAGAGATCTCATAAAACACAAGCACTCTTCTAAGCATCAggatgaaaaaaaattgtccaCTAAAAGATAAGAAAGTTTAAATTACTCCAgctgtttccctttttttaaataaataaataaaataaataaaagatgtcAGTCTCTTTAAGAACCACTCAGCCGGGACAGGTACAGTCAGCTGTTTTGCTATAGAATACCTGTCCAAACCTGCCAACAGTTTAAGCACCGTTCAAGCAACCACTGGGTGTGTCTATAAGGAGTGGCAACCTCTTTCATAGCAATACACACACATTGATTGTGAACCAGGAAGAGGTTTattaaacaaagaacaaaattcTTCCTCTCTGACTGTGGGTTGTAGATGAAGCTTCTCTTTCGCTTTATTTCTGTGcctgtattttttatgtatttatttattgtccaTGGACCAGCAGATGGAGCAGAAGCGAGACGATCCGAGTAGGTACTAAAAGAAAAGGACTCAACGCTCTGTTTGTGATCTATTGTACTGCTATGTCAACACATTGTGGCTTTGTGCTTTGTATGTATGGCATATGTGACATTGAGACAAGGGTGTTACATTACCCTTTACATTGCCTTTACATTACCTGTCAGATTTTCAATGTGGTTTCATAAcatgtgttttaaaaactgacttAAGATATGctaattatttaaatatttatatattatttaattatttctttgcacATTTATAAAACTAAAGAAGATCTTATTTCTTGGAAGTTGTGTTTATAATTTGCTCTCCTTCCACTAAATGGGAATGTAACATTTGCCTCTCAATAGTACTCCATAAAGCTCCATAgcatttttgggttttttctgtgttttaaccCTGTCCAGGCAGAcattgcagatttgcaacagttaaaaactaacaacctgattactccacatacatattttttgagtttcttttactcacaagtaccactgcaggacttggttgtgcattagcaacagaAAACTTAATTTgggcctgagagggttaactTCAAAATATATGGTCGTGAAATTTATCAAGCACCAAAACTACAACTTGTCAAAATGTCCTACAGTTCCTACCGTTCAGTTCTTTGAAGTCTTATTTTCCTAATATCATGGAGCAAGGTTAATTCTAAAATTGAGTGCCCCTGGGTGCTTACTTTTGCTAAAATTCCCTGTTAGTGTTGGCATAAAAGAGCAGATATTAAAATAACAACTGTAATAATTGTTGGAATTCTGTAGTTTGGTTTATTGATACATATTGTCACATCATCATTACGAAACAAAACTGGAAAGACATTAAGACATTATTCTTGTCCAACTGAATTTAATATGTCATTTCGTGTCATAGCTAGTGTTCCTCTTTTCAttcgtttatttactttcagaATATTAAACAGGAAAGATAAAAGGAATACGTGTGAATAACTTACACTAAAACAAGGTGATGCGAtatatctgtgaaggttctcaatcatccaggtcatcgtagtctaagaagcttggaaagaaaagtgtctggacttctttaagttgcttgaagacgtttcacctctcatccgagaagcttcttcagttctagggtcaaatggtggagagtcccagattagCTTTGAGATCCCTTCGCAGACGCCtcaacgcccactcacatcctgggccatctgacctcaggaaataaCATGATAGGGTGGGACTAGGTtccacaatgagctcacccaaaaccttggctgattgtgacccacacccgctttcacaccttggctcatgtgattaatTAGAGGATCATTTAGGGGATCAAATCCCTCTCGGTGGGttactcccacagggcttataACTGGGACTcaccaccatttgaccttagaactgaagaagcttctcggatgagaggtgaaacatcttcaagcaacttaaagaagtccagacttttctttccaagctacTTGGACAAGGTGGATGCGATCAATTCCTAAAGGTTATGTCATATGACACACAAGCACTGATGCACACTGAGAAGCACCGAGAAATCTTTCAATTCATGCTGTGAACATGAACTCAAGACCCCTGACCTCTGAATTGTCATTCACTGCCCTGACAACAACTAGACATAACACAGAAGAGGAAGCACTTTCTGCACTCACTCGAAAGAGCACCATCAGCAGTATTAGTTTGTTTTCTAACAACAAAATCTCAACTCAAGAGGAAAAACTTCAAGGCCAATATCAAAACAAGGCTTACTTGTTTTTACATTGAAAGTAGATTTGTGTGTGTTAGAAGAAGCTTTGTTGGAATTTCTTTGATGTGTTGGTCACAATCCTAAATAACAGTGCTTTGATGTCACTTGTTTCAAGTATGTCTGTTTTACACTATAATTTACGCcaataaacataaacagcttCTGAGTGTATGTCGGGAAACGGGGAGAATCCCAGAGATGGTGGAGTCTGTTGTTTGTCTTTGAAGATGGGGAAGAGGCAAAATGCTTTCTCTGCAATTAGAACAACACATATTTTTAGCCTATCATTTAGAGCAATGCCTTTATTTCTCTTATGTCCTGCATGAAGAAAGACAGTGAAGGTGGCACTGAGAGCGGTCTCTGAAAATGAACAGTCCAGGtaccttttaaatacagtcaACAGAATAATTCCGCAgttgttgtttgattttttgttctttgatcTCCTCCTTCAAAATCCCATATTACCTTCTATATGTTGAAAATATGCATGACACTTTTGAGAACCATACTTTCCAAGCTATAATACTTTTCAACCaattaagttgaccttgaacACCTTTGTGAGTAGGGCAGATTTTAATGAACTGCTAACACGACCCTGCTCTGAAACgctacagttttatcagaattcattgAAAACTTTTGTAGCTATTGTATTTACACACATTGCAAACTCTATCAGAAACATAACCTTCTTGGTGAAGGTAATAAAGCTGAAAGCCACTGAGTGTGAGAACAGGGAGAAATAAAGCAGGTCTAAGTCACTTCTGAGGCTGTTTTGAACCACTTACTGTTGTTCTGAAGAGATCTCTTAAAACGTCCAAGACtcttcagaaaaagaaatgtccaCTGAAAAGGTTTGAATCCATTCCCGGAGTTGTCATCCCTCTTTGCATTAAATATGTC
Proteins encoded in this window:
- the LOC113019515 gene encoding uncharacterized protein LOC113019515; this encodes MDKKEGAHQVFSDVASLMALAGDKCVFCQKKERANKDHLHKKHLKDGIYFLEKKQEKFVVACYCKDVKGAKRSHYHCPLCNFAILTRSSIFSKHLKDRHGIKSSKKQETPSSLKRKAENISDDSPEDSDSKPEQFLCTPCTAMMSKQPHIKRPIREVHHLDSAPMTCIDVINGIYVTPEHTETQHSPAFPIHVMKSANPPQIDCEVEKCRRFMQMARFSGNPGKECVHLERTKNAKPYVKPAVLTSKSLQDMLSRGLMSSEWGAKCEALDSAAKQCGVDSVFPVCYEDQGPSQQWYFFSVFTNETDHWCQFQRTRVTFDSVTRKWNCQCQGTERSQQCIHVMMGMWWIFQETSENSIISETSKNISTAKICRMTEYIYTKKRIPRPKDLKLGTQEEKPPPSFVPWENTCPYCPGPTPPQLNAPKVITNQAVIYGLSNFHKGVSVAMKECPRCANTVRFQEYSSGFHNFNNHILLTLPLCELLLSGLENKTTSGRMLDTLSVLNDNRYHHQMVKKAFHHFLSLSDFDFNFFCYQCGHHPAVVVADGNWKLGFDVPLGSFERPDPDTISDKDLEVDIVKAWTDLDKSLIAEGLIAGTSVANPYCKSVHQSTMAPWMGKHTRLRDILPKTEIKKALKEKNDQNKHSPEQIIEDIILQTTDSEKNQKKESQNALGMINGFKELHPKLSKKLQKTGGVLHFSCVHGVVYYINFLFWMESARDHADGLLSFKHIPTCYISDMAGEVASHTNDQTNQMFFKPHDGRLCAPTTDNLKLATKNELKVEMQWVKNLRFPLPVKLQQNINGTPAVHPITRTSDRYSLYDQFHQINPRHPEDDLRSLVICPTLRREVNSAVAKQFNQELESIWQSLCQMNESHFKQTVRVLIELHNEKINRTFKAEMEALGNTQLSVGLHGMLGFHTAEGEEHSVLKSSSISQLYATSDDEKEKLNQLLSGSRDETQALAYVSRIFPVSIKDISSVCPLDLLLQSSLSSPWLTDDAVNYRVGQLAQENKCGALGTFDFTLWHREWTESGAVSDEVAKCIPDSGKIFLPRIVGHSSPETGNHFILWVFDFKAKQIRIYDSLMTSSSISDDDMDLLRNVFRFSGGLQGWTVKYPPQWKQEDSVNCGVFVCSAAENEVLHHKVTDDALTLSECRILRLHHATQMLKNVKAEDFPPTMEDMLKIRQKEMEIQEAGVEQTDSGIHCMAMQIKACLFQRVTGKTRNQCMWLLCTVCKKCLHFECAGVEGDSKDWESKGFVCGCNLTTNVGDMLEAVTVTEILSDEEIKDLERKLQSGLVLSNRMYLWNHREFDPELRKHYSEHFTLFSDIKTEEMIQRLERILSTPVEEQLYLREVILPEVLIRWLQSSGKMCRYQAESILLEGTSYKGMEITRETTAGDSGQIEDENTFQSDCKAAAAFCYNKDLDGKIDLHEVKLEEEETLHDMQIQEGGHHDDSQGENVTFVYQKSDDSDSAETELTISKEILAMFKKENEIPDLNLSGPNFIST